A stretch of Imperialibacter roseus DNA encodes these proteins:
- a CDS encoding phosphoribosylanthranilate isomerase: MANQRLHLKVCGMKFPDNIKRLKEVEPDFMGMIFFSKSPRFVGSELLFTGTSIFPPGAKKVGVFVNAPLWDIVKVVEEYKLEYVQLHGEEFPQYCVELRKKGMKVIKAFQVSNSFDFKKVEAFEGCIDYALFDTKTPNYGGSGEKFDWTLLNSYKLSIPFFLSGGISLEDIDEIEQLDLPKLFGIDVNSRFEVSPGLKDIDKLLALKKRMGKMKKETM; encoded by the coding sequence ATGGCTAACCAACGTCTGCATTTGAAAGTGTGCGGGATGAAATTTCCTGACAACATCAAGAGGTTGAAAGAAGTGGAACCTGACTTCATGGGGATGATTTTTTTCTCAAAATCTCCCCGGTTCGTTGGTAGCGAATTGTTGTTTACCGGCACAAGCATATTTCCTCCGGGAGCAAAAAAGGTAGGAGTGTTTGTGAATGCCCCTCTTTGGGATATTGTGAAAGTGGTGGAGGAATACAAGCTGGAGTATGTGCAGCTTCATGGCGAAGAGTTTCCGCAGTATTGTGTTGAGCTAAGGAAAAAAGGAATGAAGGTGATCAAGGCCTTTCAAGTAAGTAATTCCTTCGATTTTAAGAAAGTGGAGGCGTTTGAGGGGTGTATCGACTATGCTCTTTTTGACACCAAAACGCCTAACTACGGAGGGTCGGGTGAGAAATTTGATTGGACTTTGCTCAATTCCTACAAGCTAAGCATTCCCTTTTTTCTGAGCGGCGGCATTAGTCTGGAGGATATAGATGAGATAGAGCAGCTGGACTTGCCCAAGCTGTTCGGTATTGACGTAAACAGCAGGTTTGAAGTTTCGCCCGGATTGAAAGACATTGACAAGCTGCTGGCACTGAAGAAGAGAATGGGAAAAATGAAAAAGGAGACAATGTGA
- a CDS encoding anthranilate synthase component II, giving the protein MKILVLDNYDSFTYNLVHILVELGYGDTTDVFRNDKISLEEVEKYDKILLSPGPGLPKDAGIMPELLKKYSPTKSILGVCLGHQAIGEAFGGELFNMPVVLHGVANDTIRTGVEDALFEGLPDSFRVCRYHSWSVVAENLPAELLVTSKDAEGNIMSMRHKQYSVRGVQFHPESILTEHGKKMINNWVTKC; this is encoded by the coding sequence ATGAAGATCCTGGTATTAGACAATTACGATTCATTCACCTATAACCTGGTTCACATACTGGTGGAACTTGGGTATGGTGACACCACTGATGTGTTCAGAAATGACAAAATTAGCCTGGAAGAGGTAGAGAAATACGATAAGATACTGCTATCACCTGGCCCTGGTCTGCCAAAGGACGCCGGCATTATGCCAGAGCTTCTGAAGAAATATTCGCCAACGAAAAGCATTCTGGGCGTTTGTTTGGGGCACCAAGCTATTGGCGAAGCCTTCGGAGGGGAGCTGTTCAACATGCCGGTTGTGTTGCACGGCGTAGCGAACGACACCATCAGAACCGGTGTAGAGGATGCCCTGTTCGAAGGGTTGCCTGATAGTTTTAGGGTGTGCAGGTACCACTCATGGTCGGTGGTGGCAGAAAACCTGCCGGCAGAATTGCTGGTGACGTCAAAGGATGCGGAGGGAAATATTATGTCGATGCGTCACAAACAGTACAGCGTAAGAGGTGTGCAGTTTCACCCTGAGTCGATTCTGACCGAGCATGGAAAAAAAATGATTAATAACTGGGTAACAAAATGTTAG
- the trpA gene encoding tryptophan synthase subunit alpha: MSEIIEANRIDTLFTEKADHILSMYFTAGYPSLGDTRKIMKALQEGGADVIEVGIPFSDPVADGPTIQKSNQQALENGMNMKLLFEQLEGMRSEIDIPVLLMGYFNPVMQYGLERFCARCQEIGIDGLILPDLPVYEYRKFYKETFTKYGLHNIYLITPQTSEERIREIDEHTEGFIYMVSSASTTGAKGAVSEVQEAYFARIQMLRLKNPRLIGFGISNNETFERACRYASGAIIGSAFIDLLEKSDNMEKDIKQFVKGIKQGK; encoded by the coding sequence ATGAGTGAAATAATTGAAGCAAATAGAATAGACACCCTTTTTACCGAAAAGGCAGATCATATTTTGTCGATGTATTTTACTGCTGGCTATCCGAGCCTTGGGGACACAAGAAAAATTATGAAGGCACTTCAAGAGGGTGGTGCCGATGTGATTGAAGTAGGCATTCCATTTTCAGATCCCGTGGCCGATGGGCCCACTATCCAAAAAAGCAACCAGCAGGCGCTTGAGAATGGTATGAACATGAAGCTGCTTTTTGAGCAGCTGGAGGGCATGCGTTCAGAGATCGATATCCCCGTTTTATTGATGGGGTACTTTAATCCGGTGATGCAATACGGCCTGGAGAGGTTCTGCGCCAGGTGTCAGGAAATAGGCATTGACGGTCTCATTTTGCCTGACCTGCCAGTATACGAATACCGAAAGTTTTACAAAGAAACCTTCACCAAATACGGCCTGCACAATATCTATCTCATTACACCGCAAACATCGGAAGAGAGGATTCGTGAAATTGATGAGCATACCGAAGGCTTTATCTACATGGTTTCCTCTGCCAGCACAACTGGTGCCAAAGGGGCCGTGAGTGAGGTGCAGGAGGCGTATTTTGCCCGGATTCAGATGCTCAGGCTGAAGAACCCACGGTTGATCGGATTTGGTATTTCGAACAACGAAACGTTTGAAAGAGCCTGCCGGTATGCCAGTGGTGCCATTATTGGCAGCGCCTTCATTGACCTGCTGGAGAAGTCGGACAATATGGAGAAGGACATCAAGCAGTTTGTGAAAGGAATAAAACAAGGTAAATGA
- a CDS encoding phosphocholine-specific phospholipase C, with product MSDSRREFLKKSALLAGGTSVWSTLPISIEKALAISPDPGTTFYDAEHVVVLMQENRSFDHCFGMLKGVRGFNDPLAISLPDKNPVWFQPDSAGNRFAPFRLDMKDTKATWMGGVPHSWEDQVDARNNGKYDGWIEAKRPGNKDYKHIPLTMGYYTREDIPFYYSLADAFTVCDQHFCAALTGTTTNRSYHWTGKTHGEPGDKAKVRNGEVTYGREASWATFPERLEDNGISWKVYQNEISLPTNVEDESLLANFTDNNLEWFTQYGVRYSKGFHEYLKTKEKELPSDLAALEKQLNAPGADKLKLQGQIDATKKGIDQVNDLLQQWTPEAFEKLSARAKNLHNKAFTTNIGDPDYHKVEDMTYSDNGTERNTKVPKGDILHQFRKDVKEGKLPTVSWLAAPQKFSDHPSAPWYGAWYVSEIMDILTENPEVWKKTIFILNYDENDGYFDHIPPFVAPNPADPNDGKISDGLKADGEYVTVDEEIKAGFDEKEARTSPVGLGYRVPLIVASPWSRGGWVNSEVCDITSTIMFMEKFLSKKTGKKIEEPNISSWRRAISGDLTSVFRPYNGEQVDMPASLDRNRHIQEIYNASFKGLPNNFKPLKADTRMLTTQLPKQEPGTKPSNALGYELHVTGNLAHDSKHFRIRFKAGKGLFGENSLGAPFNVYAPGKYRNPTTNTFEPVKTWAFAVKAGDEIEYQWPLDNFEDGQYHLRVYGPNGFFREFVGNEGNGVDVTCIPEMTGGKVNGKLKVSIINRSKGALKLELKDDKYQHVEEELKLKADGLESVTLNTASSKGWYDFSVTSPNEPNLKVRFAGRLETGADSISDPYMGRG from the coding sequence ATGAGCGATTCGAGAAGAGAGTTCCTTAAAAAATCGGCCCTGCTGGCTGGTGGCACCAGCGTTTGGAGCACACTGCCCATTTCGATTGAAAAGGCTTTGGCTATTTCACCTGATCCCGGCACTACTTTTTACGATGCCGAGCATGTGGTGGTGCTCATGCAGGAAAACCGCTCGTTCGACCACTGCTTTGGCATGCTCAAAGGGGTACGTGGCTTCAACGACCCACTCGCTATTTCGCTGCCTGATAAAAACCCCGTTTGGTTTCAGCCAGATAGTGCTGGCAACAGGTTCGCCCCTTTCCGCCTCGACATGAAAGACACCAAAGCTACCTGGATGGGTGGAGTGCCCCACTCCTGGGAAGATCAGGTCGACGCCCGCAACAATGGTAAATATGATGGCTGGATAGAAGCAAAAAGGCCCGGCAACAAAGACTACAAGCACATCCCCCTTACCATGGGCTATTACACGAGAGAGGACATTCCATTTTATTACTCACTGGCTGATGCCTTCACCGTGTGCGATCAGCACTTCTGCGCCGCTCTTACCGGCACCACCACCAACCGCAGCTACCACTGGACTGGTAAAACACACGGCGAGCCAGGCGACAAAGCTAAAGTGAGGAATGGAGAAGTGACCTATGGCAGGGAGGCCAGCTGGGCCACCTTCCCTGAAAGACTGGAGGACAACGGCATTTCCTGGAAAGTCTATCAAAACGAAATCAGCCTGCCCACCAATGTGGAGGACGAGTCGCTGCTGGCCAACTTTACAGACAATAATCTGGAGTGGTTTACCCAGTATGGCGTGCGTTACAGTAAGGGTTTTCACGAGTACCTGAAGACGAAAGAAAAAGAGCTGCCCAGCGATCTGGCTGCCCTGGAAAAACAACTGAATGCTCCCGGCGCAGATAAACTCAAGTTGCAGGGGCAAATTGATGCAACAAAGAAGGGTATTGATCAGGTAAACGACCTCCTGCAGCAATGGACACCTGAAGCGTTTGAGAAGCTTTCTGCTCGTGCCAAAAACCTGCACAACAAGGCCTTCACAACCAATATCGGCGATCCCGACTATCACAAGGTCGAAGATATGACCTACTCCGACAATGGAACGGAGCGTAACACCAAAGTGCCTAAGGGGGACATCCTTCACCAGTTCCGCAAGGACGTCAAAGAAGGCAAGCTACCCACAGTTTCCTGGCTGGCAGCGCCTCAGAAATTCTCCGATCACCCAAGTGCTCCGTGGTATGGTGCCTGGTATGTGTCTGAGATAATGGACATCCTCACCGAGAATCCGGAGGTATGGAAAAAAACGATTTTCATTCTCAATTACGACGAAAACGATGGCTATTTCGATCACATCCCTCCTTTTGTGGCACCCAACCCAGCCGATCCAAATGATGGCAAAATTTCAGATGGCTTAAAAGCCGATGGTGAGTACGTGACCGTAGATGAAGAAATAAAAGCTGGCTTTGACGAGAAGGAGGCAAGGACTAGTCCGGTAGGTTTGGGTTACCGTGTGCCGCTTATTGTGGCCTCACCATGGTCTCGGGGTGGATGGGTGAATTCAGAAGTATGTGATATCACGTCTACCATCATGTTCATGGAAAAATTCCTTTCCAAAAAGACGGGTAAGAAAATCGAAGAGCCTAATATCAGCTCGTGGCGAAGGGCCATCAGTGGCGACCTTACCTCGGTGTTCAGGCCATATAATGGCGAGCAGGTTGACATGCCAGCCTCCCTTGACAGGAATAGGCATATTCAGGAAATCTACAATGCCAGCTTCAAAGGCTTGCCCAACAATTTCAAACCCCTCAAAGCAGATACCAGGATGTTGACGACACAGCTCCCAAAACAGGAGCCTGGCACCAAACCTTCCAATGCGCTTGGCTACGAGTTGCATGTTACCGGCAATTTGGCCCACGACAGCAAGCATTTCCGCATTCGCTTCAAAGCCGGAAAGGGCCTTTTTGGAGAGAACTCTTTAGGCGCACCATTCAATGTGTATGCTCCCGGCAAGTATCGCAACCCGACAACAAATACTTTTGAACCGGTTAAAACATGGGCCTTTGCTGTTAAAGCTGGCGACGAAATCGAGTACCAGTGGCCATTGGATAACTTCGAGGATGGGCAATATCACCTGAGAGTGTATGGCCCAAACGGTTTTTTCAGGGAGTTTGTTGGCAATGAAGGGAATGGCGTAGACGTAACTTGTATCCCGGAAATGACTGGGGGAAAAGTTAATGGGAAGCTAAAAGTTTCCATCATCAACAGAAGCAAAGGTGCTTTAAAATTGGAGTTGAAAGATGATAAATACCAACACGTGGAGGAAGAGCTTAAACTAAAAGCTGATGGTTTGGAAAGTGTAACGCTCAATACTGCGTCGAGCAAGGGATGGTACGACTTTTCAGTAACAAGCCCCAATGAACCCAACCTGAAAGTACGCTTTGCCGGGAGGCTCGAAACCGGAGCGGACAGTATATCGGATCCGTATATGGGGAGGGGGTAA
- a CDS encoding bifunctional 3-deoxy-7-phosphoheptulonate synthase/chorismate mutase yields the protein MIIQLDPAISEEAKAKITDTLGQLKFKGTEVKTQIGDYLVCIGKTNIDIRQLGFLPGIIDIHKVSDDYKLVSRKWKVNSTKIDLGDGVVIGDGSFSIMAGPCSIEGEENVRATIKHLKENGVNIMRGGVFKPRSSPYSFRGMGIDGLKMWYNIAREEGIKIVTEVMQVSQIEEMYPYVDVFQVGARNTQNFNLLDELGKVDKAVMIKRGISGTIEELLYSAEYVFSGGNEKLILCERGIRTYEKASRNTLDLNAVPILKDKTHLPVVVDPSHGIGIRDYVDSMSLAAVMAGADGVIFEIHPLPEKAASDGQQTLDFQQSAALIRKMKKTYALREEFEMVV from the coding sequence ATGATTATCCAACTCGATCCGGCCATTTCGGAAGAAGCGAAGGCGAAGATTACCGATACCCTTGGTCAATTGAAGTTCAAAGGCACCGAAGTGAAAACCCAGATCGGCGACTACCTTGTATGCATTGGGAAAACCAATATTGACATCAGACAGCTCGGCTTTCTGCCAGGCATAATCGACATCCACAAGGTGTCGGACGATTATAAGCTGGTGTCCCGAAAATGGAAAGTTAATTCAACCAAAATCGACCTTGGCGATGGCGTTGTGATCGGCGATGGTAGCTTTTCCATCATGGCTGGGCCTTGCAGCATCGAAGGAGAGGAGAACGTTAGGGCGACCATCAAGCACCTGAAGGAGAACGGGGTGAACATCATGAGGGGTGGCGTTTTCAAACCGAGAAGCTCTCCTTATTCATTCCGTGGCATGGGTATTGATGGCCTGAAGATGTGGTATAATATTGCCAGAGAGGAAGGCATCAAGATTGTGACTGAGGTAATGCAGGTGTCGCAGATTGAAGAGATGTATCCTTATGTGGATGTGTTTCAGGTTGGTGCCAGAAATACGCAGAACTTCAATTTGCTGGACGAGCTTGGCAAGGTAGATAAAGCCGTTATGATCAAAAGAGGCATCTCAGGCACCATAGAAGAGCTTTTGTATTCTGCTGAGTATGTATTCTCTGGTGGAAACGAAAAGCTGATCCTTTGCGAGAGAGGTATTCGTACCTACGAAAAGGCCAGCCGCAATACGCTCGATTTGAATGCCGTGCCGATTTTGAAAGACAAAACCCATTTGCCTGTGGTCGTCGACCCTTCGCATGGCATTGGTATCCGTGATTATGTTGACAGCATGTCGCTGGCAGCGGTAATGGCCGGGGCCGACGGTGTGATCTTTGAAATTCATCCACTGCCTGAAAAAGCAGCCAGTGATGGGCAGCAAACCTTGGACTTCCAGCAGTCGGCGGCACTCATCAGGAAGATGAAAAAGACCTATGCGCTGAGGGAAGAGTTTGAGATGGTGGTGTGA
- the trpC gene encoding indole-3-glycerol phosphate synthase TrpC, translating to MENILDKILAVKKQEVERRKELFPAKLLEESIYFPSPTVSMKKYLLRPDKSGIIAEIKRKSPSKGVINPNVSVERISIGYMQAGASGLSILTDSEFFGGKNEDLTTARNFNFCPILRKDFIIDEYQIIEAKSIGADVILLIAAALPPKRLKGLAQFAKSLGLEVLMEVHNEEELLNNIHPELDIVGVNNRDLKRFVTDINISKELVAKIPEDYVKISESGINDPAVMLELKECGFEGFLIGEQFMKESRPELGAKHFIERFHFLEKTKTQTV from the coding sequence ATGGAGAATATCCTGGATAAGATTCTTGCCGTAAAAAAGCAGGAAGTAGAGCGACGGAAAGAGTTGTTTCCAGCTAAATTACTGGAAGAGAGCATCTACTTTCCTTCGCCCACTGTGTCGATGAAAAAGTACCTGCTTCGCCCCGATAAGTCTGGCATCATCGCCGAAATCAAAAGAAAGTCGCCTTCGAAAGGAGTCATCAATCCCAACGTCTCGGTGGAGCGCATTTCCATAGGCTATATGCAAGCTGGCGCAAGTGGGCTTTCTATCCTTACGGACAGTGAGTTTTTCGGAGGTAAAAATGAGGACCTGACCACCGCAAGAAACTTCAACTTTTGCCCCATTCTCCGCAAGGACTTTATCATCGATGAATATCAAATCATTGAAGCCAAGTCAATTGGCGCTGACGTGATACTGCTGATAGCTGCTGCCTTGCCACCAAAACGATTGAAAGGCTTGGCTCAGTTTGCAAAGTCGCTCGGGCTGGAGGTGCTGATGGAAGTGCACAATGAGGAAGAGCTGCTCAATAACATTCATCCCGAGCTGGATATTGTCGGAGTGAACAACAGGGATCTGAAGCGATTTGTGACAGATATCAATATCAGCAAGGAACTAGTCGCAAAAATTCCTGAAGACTATGTGAAGATTTCGGAAAGCGGAATAAATGATCCGGCCGTTATGCTCGAATTAAAAGAATGTGGCTTTGAAGGATTCCTGATCGGTGAGCAATTTATGAAAGAAAGCAGGCCTGAGTTGGGAGCGAAGCATTTTATTGAGCGCTTTCATTTTCTGGAGAAAACCAAAACCCAAACGGTTTAA
- the trpB gene encoding tryptophan synthase subunit beta — translation MEQTISKYAVDEQGYYGKFGGAFIPEMLYPNVEELKEKYLDIIYAPEFQEAFHGLLKDYVGRPTPLYFASRLSEKHGAKIYLKREDLCHTGAHKVNNTVGQILLAQRLGKKKIIAETGAGQHGVATATVCALMGMECIVYMGEVDMARQRPNVERMRILGAEVRPAKSGSRTLKDATNEAMRHWINNPNETHYIIGSVVGPHPYPDMVARFQSVISAEMREQLLLKEGTETPDYVVACVGGGSNAAGAFYHFLDEPKVQLVAVEAAGHGVDSGKSAATTALGRDGVLHGSRTILMQTEDGQVVEPHSISAGLDYPGIGPLHAHLFDSKRGIFLNATDEEAMVAGVELSRLEGIIPAIESAHAIAALGKLTFKPSDIVVLNLSGRGDKDLETYIKWGGY, via the coding sequence ATGGAACAAACAATATCCAAATATGCAGTGGATGAGCAGGGATACTATGGAAAGTTTGGAGGTGCCTTCATTCCTGAGATGCTCTATCCAAATGTAGAGGAGCTTAAGGAAAAATACCTGGACATTATTTATGCTCCGGAATTTCAGGAAGCCTTTCACGGGCTTTTGAAAGACTATGTAGGAAGACCAACACCGCTTTACTTTGCCAGCCGCTTGTCGGAAAAGCATGGTGCGAAGATTTACCTGAAAAGAGAAGATCTTTGCCATACAGGAGCCCACAAGGTGAACAACACTGTTGGGCAGATTCTGCTTGCTCAGCGACTAGGTAAGAAAAAGATCATAGCGGAAACAGGTGCCGGTCAACACGGAGTGGCTACTGCTACTGTGTGTGCCCTTATGGGCATGGAGTGCATCGTGTACATGGGTGAAGTGGACATGGCAAGGCAGCGGCCAAATGTAGAGCGCATGCGGATACTTGGCGCTGAAGTGCGCCCGGCAAAATCGGGCAGCCGCACCCTCAAAGACGCTACCAACGAAGCCATGCGCCACTGGATCAACAATCCGAACGAAACACATTATATCATCGGTAGTGTGGTTGGGCCTCATCCCTATCCTGACATGGTGGCTCGTTTCCAGTCGGTAATCAGCGCTGAGATGAGGGAGCAGCTTTTGCTCAAGGAGGGAACTGAAACCCCCGACTATGTCGTTGCCTGTGTAGGTGGTGGATCGAATGCCGCCGGTGCATTTTACCACTTTCTCGATGAACCTAAGGTACAGTTGGTGGCCGTGGAAGCAGCGGGTCACGGAGTCGATTCGGGCAAGTCTGCTGCTACAACGGCTTTGGGCCGGGATGGTGTTTTGCATGGCAGTCGCACGATACTGATGCAAACTGAAGATGGGCAGGTAGTGGAGCCACACTCTATTTCTGCCGGCCTCGACTACCCTGGCATTGGCCCTTTGCACGCCCATTTGTTTGATAGTAAGCGAGGTATATTCCTGAATGCTACCGACGAAGAGGCCATGGTAGCTGGCGTTGAGTTAAGCAGGCTGGAAGGCATTATTCCCGCCATTGAATCAGCTCATGCCATTGCGGCGCTTGGAAAGCTGACATTTAAACCTTCCGATATTGTGGTGCTTAATCTTTCAGGCCGGGGCGACAAAGACCTGGAGACGTATATCAAGTGGGGGGGGTATTAG
- the trpD gene encoding anthranilate phosphoribosyltransferase, whose protein sequence is MKEVLNELFEYKSLTKERAREILVNLAKGEYNPSQMAAFLTVFMMRSITVEELEGFRDAMLELCIALDLKKYDAIDLCGTGGDGKDTFNISTLASFVVAGAGQNVAKHGNNGVSSICGSSNLLAYFGYEFTNDKDKIEKSIAESGICFLHAPLFHPAMKNIAPIRKELGVKTFFNMLGPMVNPAFPDKQLVGVFSLELARLYGYLYQRSGKEFVILHSLDGYDEVSLTGGFKMITNQGEKVLHPEDLGLSTVKAIELKGGETIEESAAIFLKVIKGEGTRAQTEAVLANAGLALYVGKQLSSVKEGVQMAKESLESGRAFQTFRNLVGDSKISVSIS, encoded by the coding sequence ATGAAGGAAGTACTGAACGAACTATTCGAGTATAAATCGCTGACAAAGGAACGGGCCAGGGAAATACTGGTGAACCTTGCCAAAGGCGAATACAACCCATCGCAAATGGCTGCTTTTCTTACTGTCTTCATGATGCGGTCGATTACGGTAGAAGAGCTCGAGGGATTCCGTGACGCTATGCTTGAGCTTTGCATAGCGCTCGACCTTAAAAAATATGACGCCATTGACCTGTGTGGAACAGGAGGCGATGGTAAGGATACGTTCAACATCTCTACGCTGGCCTCTTTTGTGGTGGCCGGAGCTGGGCAGAATGTGGCCAAACATGGTAACAATGGTGTTTCATCTATCTGTGGCTCGTCGAACCTGCTGGCCTATTTTGGCTACGAGTTCACTAACGACAAGGACAAGATTGAGAAGAGTATTGCCGAAAGTGGCATTTGCTTTTTGCATGCGCCGCTCTTTCATCCAGCCATGAAGAACATAGCACCTATCAGGAAGGAGCTGGGCGTGAAAACCTTCTTCAACATGCTTGGCCCCATGGTAAATCCGGCTTTTCCCGACAAGCAGCTTGTCGGTGTTTTTAGCCTGGAATTAGCCCGGCTTTACGGCTACCTCTATCAGCGATCGGGTAAGGAGTTTGTCATCCTTCATTCTTTGGATGGATACGACGAAGTGTCGCTAACTGGTGGGTTTAAAATGATCACCAACCAGGGAGAGAAGGTGCTTCACCCCGAAGACCTTGGTTTGTCGACCGTGAAGGCTATTGAACTAAAGGGTGGCGAGACAATTGAAGAGTCGGCAGCCATCTTTCTGAAGGTGATCAAAGGCGAGGGAACCAGGGCTCAGACAGAGGCCGTTTTGGCCAATGCCGGGCTGGCACTTTACGTAGGGAAGCAGCTAAGTTCTGTGAAGGAAGGAGTGCAAATGGCCAAAGAATCTCTTGAATCTGGCAGGGCTTTCCAAACATTCAGAAACTTAGTTGGCGATTCAAAGATATCTGTAAGTATTTCATAA